The proteins below come from a single Beutenbergia cavernae DSM 12333 genomic window:
- a CDS encoding YibE/F family protein encodes MAKHSEPGGPADDADGVVAHEHGAITLPDAEARRARTVLLACVLPLLVATVAGLLALWPRGDTPIGSIPLGAPGVTFDEAVVLEGTQGADTEVLVRLETGQGAGQSVPIQVPPEVAREGVDAGARIRVIFVPEALGTGVPYVFVDFDRDVPIGILVGIYAAVVLLVARWRGLAAMAGLGMSLAVVGFFVVPALMLGTSPLLVALVGSSAMMFVSLYLAHGVSIRTTTALLGTFGGLAVTTALAAWSTGAARLVGTGSEDQVMLAGTFPDLSLSALLVCGIVIAGLGALNDVTITQASAVWEIHAADPTASRRRVFSRAMRIGRDHIASTVYTLAFAYVGTALPLIMLASLYDRTLLGTLTTGEIVEEVVRTLVSSIGLVLAIPATTGIAALLVRSSRARGERESDPSARVRPSGGSDSSAGV; translated from the coding sequence ATGGCGAAGCACTCGGAGCCGGGCGGGCCCGCGGACGACGCTGACGGCGTCGTCGCGCACGAGCACGGCGCGATCACGCTCCCGGACGCCGAGGCGCGCCGAGCGCGCACCGTGCTGCTCGCGTGCGTGCTCCCCCTGCTGGTCGCGACCGTCGCAGGACTGCTCGCGCTGTGGCCGCGGGGCGACACCCCGATCGGGTCGATCCCGCTCGGCGCGCCGGGGGTGACGTTCGACGAGGCGGTGGTCCTCGAGGGCACCCAGGGCGCGGACACCGAGGTGCTCGTGCGCCTCGAGACCGGGCAGGGCGCCGGGCAGAGCGTGCCGATCCAGGTGCCGCCGGAGGTCGCGCGCGAAGGCGTCGACGCCGGCGCCCGCATCCGGGTCATCTTCGTCCCGGAGGCGCTGGGGACCGGGGTGCCGTACGTGTTCGTGGACTTCGACCGCGACGTCCCGATCGGCATCCTGGTGGGGATCTACGCCGCCGTCGTGCTGCTCGTCGCCCGGTGGCGCGGCCTGGCGGCGATGGCGGGTCTGGGCATGTCGCTCGCCGTGGTCGGCTTCTTCGTGGTGCCCGCGCTCATGCTCGGGACGTCGCCGCTGCTCGTCGCGCTCGTCGGGTCGAGCGCCATGATGTTCGTCTCGCTGTACCTCGCGCACGGGGTCTCGATCCGGACGACGACGGCGCTGCTCGGCACGTTCGGGGGCCTGGCCGTGACGACGGCGCTCGCGGCCTGGTCGACCGGCGCGGCCCGGCTCGTGGGGACCGGTTCGGAGGACCAGGTGATGCTCGCGGGCACGTTCCCCGACCTGTCGCTCAGCGCGCTGCTGGTGTGCGGGATCGTCATCGCCGGGCTCGGCGCGCTCAACGACGTCACGATCACGCAGGCGTCGGCCGTGTGGGAAATCCACGCGGCGGACCCGACGGCGTCGCGTCGGCGCGTGTTCTCGCGGGCCATGCGCATCGGCCGGGACCACATCGCCTCGACCGTGTACACGCTCGCGTTCGCGTACGTCGGGACGGCGCTGCCGCTCATCATGCTCGCCTCGCTGTACGACCGGACGCTGCTCGGGACGCTGACGACGGGGGAGATCGTGGAGGAGGTCGTGCGCACGCTCGTCTCCTCGATCGGGCTGGTGCTGGCCATCCCGGCGACGACGGGCATCGCGGCGCTGCTCGTGCGCTCCTCCCGCGCCCGCGGTGAGCGCGAGTCAGACCCGAGCGCTCGAGTCAGACCCTCCGGAGGGTCTGACTCGAGCGCGGGGGTCTGA
- a CDS encoding thioesterase family protein → MPYFHRVDETSFRPTDHVSGAWNTREQHIAPALGLLAHLVEVDRDARGRHDLAVTRLSYDIWGTIPLDVVHTAVRVLRPGRSVELVEAELSHGQRRGLTLRAWLTQAGDTATLAATDLPALPGPDTMDPWDPATVWPGGFIRSVEVRRVALGPGRAGFWVRTDVPLLDGEPVSPLARAAGLIDGSNGLTVRADPREVAFPNVDLTAHAFRAPDDGWLGFDTAVSFGPTGAGLTSSVLHDAGGPWGTSAQSLLVRRL, encoded by the coding sequence GTGCCCTACTTCCACCGCGTCGACGAGACGTCGTTCCGCCCCACGGACCACGTGTCCGGCGCCTGGAACACCCGGGAGCAGCACATCGCGCCGGCGCTCGGCCTGCTGGCGCACCTCGTCGAGGTCGACCGGGACGCCCGCGGGCGGCACGACCTGGCGGTCACGCGGCTCTCGTACGACATCTGGGGGACGATCCCGCTCGACGTCGTGCACACCGCCGTGCGGGTGCTCAGGCCGGGCCGCAGCGTCGAGCTCGTGGAGGCCGAGCTGTCGCACGGCCAGAGGCGCGGCCTCACGCTCCGCGCCTGGCTCACGCAGGCGGGCGACACCGCCACGCTCGCCGCGACGGACCTGCCGGCACTCCCCGGCCCCGACACCATGGACCCGTGGGACCCCGCCACGGTCTGGCCCGGCGGGTTCATCCGGTCGGTCGAGGTGCGGCGCGTCGCGCTCGGCCCGGGCCGGGCGGGGTTCTGGGTCCGGACCGACGTGCCGCTCCTGGACGGGGAGCCGGTGAGCCCTCTCGCCCGGGCGGCCGGACTGATCGACGGCTCCAACGGCCTCACGGTGCGCGCGGACCCGCGCGAGGTGGCGTTCCCCAACGTCGACCTGACCGCGCACGCGTTCCGAGCGCCCGACGACGGCTGGCTCGGCTTCGACACCGCCGTCTCGTTCGGGCCCACGGGCGCCGGTCTCACCAGCAGCGTCCTCCACGACGCGGGCGGGCCGTGGGGCACGAGCGCGCAGAGCCTCCTCGTCCGGCGGCTCTGA
- the dusB gene encoding tRNA dihydrouridine synthase DusB encodes MTTLRLGPLALGTPVVLAPMAGVTNAPFRALCRAAGRDGLGADASSDVLASDAPEGLYVSEMVTSRALVERTPESMRIITAAPDERVRSVQLYGVDPATVRLAARMLVTEDRADHIDLNFGCPVPKVTRKGGGAVLPWKRDLFAAIVRAAVDEAAPSGVPVTVKMRMGIDDDHLTYLDAGLLAQEAGAAWVALHARTAEQYYSGEARWEAIARLKETVTDVPVLGNGDIWSAEDALAMVQQTGCDGVVVGRGCQGRPWLFTDLVAGFAGSARRVRPGLADVAATFRRHAELMVDHFGEEERALRELRKHASWYLKGYVVGGEARAALGLVSSLAELDDRLAALDLDQAYPGEGAEGPRGRAGSPKAPSVPAGWLDSRDVDAELRAMLAEAELSVSGG; translated from the coding sequence GTGACCACTCTGCGACTCGGGCCGCTCGCGCTCGGCACGCCCGTCGTGCTCGCCCCCATGGCGGGCGTGACGAACGCGCCGTTCCGCGCGCTCTGCCGTGCCGCGGGCCGGGACGGCCTGGGCGCCGACGCGTCGTCCGACGTGCTGGCCAGCGACGCTCCCGAGGGGCTGTACGTCTCCGAGATGGTGACGTCGCGGGCACTCGTCGAGCGGACGCCGGAGTCCATGCGGATCATCACCGCCGCTCCCGACGAGCGGGTGCGCAGCGTGCAGCTCTACGGCGTCGACCCCGCCACCGTTCGCCTCGCGGCGCGCATGCTCGTCACCGAGGACCGCGCCGACCACATCGACCTCAACTTCGGGTGCCCCGTGCCGAAGGTGACCCGCAAGGGTGGCGGCGCCGTCCTGCCGTGGAAACGCGACCTGTTCGCCGCCATCGTGCGCGCCGCCGTCGACGAGGCGGCGCCGTCGGGCGTGCCCGTGACGGTGAAGATGCGGATGGGCATCGACGACGACCACCTCACCTACCTCGACGCCGGCCTGCTCGCGCAGGAGGCCGGAGCCGCGTGGGTGGCGCTGCACGCCCGGACGGCCGAGCAGTACTACTCCGGCGAGGCGCGGTGGGAGGCGATCGCGCGGCTCAAGGAGACGGTCACCGACGTCCCGGTCCTGGGCAACGGCGACATCTGGTCCGCGGAGGACGCGCTCGCGATGGTGCAGCAGACCGGGTGCGACGGCGTCGTCGTCGGCCGCGGCTGCCAGGGCCGACCGTGGCTGTTCACGGACCTGGTGGCCGGGTTCGCCGGCTCGGCTCGGAGGGTGCGGCCCGGCCTGGCCGACGTCGCGGCGACGTTCCGGCGCCACGCGGAGCTCATGGTCGATCACTTCGGCGAGGAGGAGCGTGCCCTGCGCGAGCTGCGCAAGCACGCGTCCTGGTACCTCAAGGGTTACGTCGTGGGCGGCGAGGCGCGCGCCGCGCTCGGTCTGGTGTCGTCGCTCGCCGAGCTGGACGACAGGCTCGCCGCGCTCGACCTCGACCAGGCGTACCCGGGCGAGGGCGCCGAGGGGCCGCGCGGCCGGGCGGGGTCGCCGAAGGCGCCCAGCGTGCCGGCAGGCTGGCTCGACTCGCGCGACGTCGACGCCGAGCTGCGCGCGATGCTCGCGGAGGCGGAGCTGAGCGTCTCAGGGGGCTGA